From Neospora caninum Liverpool complete genome, chromosome VIII, a single genomic window includes:
- a CDS encoding putative mucin, whose product MAAGNQNGPPSAAPPAGETPLSLTQSTSLPADFMRGVAQESTLGRGMSAPASHLHAGLRPSTAPAGTPGTGAPQPHSAFAPVTAMAATPHGASGAPLASVGHLPSCFVDASNFQSMQLPPAGGSLPADAELLLKPSAQKPEYRKADGALVTAGEKNHLRIPTTSTVWTGPLTVPETVTKHYVAAASVNSQAPPAPRCTTTLSRSYIVKGNPSVYCAELSADRLLPMREVDHFTSVCTVPGPVYDLQPNVDPRSAATRRRRRRKMRGCGDCAFCEDCAIPFMDTVVGCLSAILLSQGGDAAGSLLHGDAGSYYPAGYYDMMPGTPGPTVDTFCMDCGDIFRSEKVDGRLFADMLAKRDLSSYTATKRRTEDEESGKIPLPTFPYAPPHPTESSKGRKPDGNETLFEWKARESESRQGHEFAYPKDESGRVALPAFKLEEKDKGLRGIHKRA is encoded by the exons ATGGCGGCTGGCAACCAAAATGGGCCGCCTagcgccgcgcctcccgcgggCGAGactccgctttctctcacTCAGTCCACGTCGCTTCCGGCAGACTTCATGAGAGGGGTAGCGCAAGAATCCACTCTGGGACGAGGGATGTCAGCACCCGCTAGCCATCTCCACGCGGGTCTGCGGCCGTCGACGGCTCCAGCAGGAACTCCCGGGACCGGAGCGCCGCAGCCTCACTCGGCGTTTGCTCCGGTGACGGCGATGGCAGCTACGCCCCACGGCGCGTCAGGCGCTCCTCTCGCATCTGTAGGACATCTACCCAGTTGCTTTGTAGATGCTTCGAACTTCCAGTCTATGCAACTCCCACCGGCAGGCGGCAGTCTCCCGGCAGACGCCGAACTGCTTTTGAAGCCTTCGGCGCAAAAGCCAGAGTACCGTAAAGCTGACGGAGCGCTGGTGAcggcgggggagaagaaccACCTTCGAATCCCCACGACCTCTACTGTTTGGACGGGGCCTTTGACGGTGCCGGAGACCGTCACGAAGCACTACGTCGCGGCGGCTTCCGTGAATTCCCAGGCTCCACCTGCTCCTCGATGCACAACCACACTTTCGAGGTCGTACATCGTGAAAGGCAACCCCTCTGTCTACTGCGCAGAACTCTCAGCCGACCGGCTGCTACCCATGAGAGAAGTGGATCACTTCACTTCGGTGTGCACTGTCCCAGGACCCGTGTACGACCTACAGCCG AACGTGGATCCGCGCTCTGCTGCCACCagacgacgacggcgccGAAAGATGCGAGGCTGTGGAGACTGTGCCTTCTGTGAGGACTGCGCCATCCCCTTTATGGATACTGTagtcggctgtctctcggccattcttctctcccagGGCGGAGATGCAGCTGGATCGCTGCTCCATGGGGACGCGGGTTCTTATTACCCAGCGGGGTACTATGACATGATGCCGGGGACTCCTGGTCCCACAGTCGACACCTTCTGCATGGACTGTGGAGATATTTTCAGAAGCGAAAAGGTGGATGGGCGCCTGTTTGCTGACATGCTGGCGAAGCGGGATCTTTCCAGCTACACTgcaacgaagagaagaaccgaAGACGAGGAATCGGGGAAAATTCCTCTGCCGACGTTCCCGTACGCCCCTCCACACCCAACGGAGTCGTCCAAGGGGAGAAAA CCCGACGGAAACGAAACTTTATTCGAGTGGAAGGCTCGGGAGTCCGAGAGCCGGCAAGGCCACGAATTCGCGTACccgaaggacgagagcggGCGCGTCGCGCTCCCCGCCTTCAAGTTGGAGGAGAAGGATAAGGGATTGAGGGGCATCCACAAACGGGCATGA